The following coding sequences lie in one Pan paniscus chromosome X, NHGRI_mPanPan1-v2.0_pri, whole genome shotgun sequence genomic window:
- the AVPR2 gene encoding vasopressin V2 receptor: MESRSEHPATFTPPPSCPGAQPAVPGHPSLPSLPSNSSQERPLDTRDPLLARAELALLSIVFVAVALSNGLVLAALARRGRRGHWAPIHVFIGHLCLADLAVALFQVLPQLAWKATDRFRGPDALCRAVKYLQMVGMYASSYMILAMTLDRHRAICRPMLAYRHGSGAHWNRPVLVAWAFSLLLSLPQLFIFAQRNVESGSGVTDCWACFAEPWGRRTYVTWIALMVFVAPTLGIAACQVLIFREIHASLVPGPSERPGGRRRGRRTGSPGEGAHVSAAVAKTVRMTLVIVVVYVLCWAPFFLVQLWAAWDPEAPLEGAPFVLLMLLASLNSCTNPWIYASFSSSVSSELRSLLCCARGRTPPSLGPQDESCTTASSSLAKDTSS; encoded by the exons ATGGAGAGCAGATCTGAGCACCCAGCCACCTTCACGCCACCGCCCAGCTGCCCAGGAGCCCAGCCAG CTGTGCCTGGGCATCCCTCTCTGCCCAGCCTGCCCAGCAACAGCAGCCAGGAGAGGCCACTGGACACCCGGGACCCGCTGCTAGCCCGGGCGGAGCTGGCGCTGCTCTCCATAGTCTTTGTGGCTGTGGCCCTGAGCAATGGCCTGGTGCTCGCGGCCCTAGCTCGGCGGGGCCGGCGGGGCCACTGGGCACCCATACACGTCTTCATTGGCCACTTGTGCCTGGCCGACCTGGCCGTGGCTCTGTTCCAAGTGCTGCCCCAGCTGGCCTGGAAGGCCACCGACCGCTTCCGTGGGCCAGATGCCCTGTGTCGGGCCGTGAAGTATCTGCAGATGGTGGGCATGTATGCCTCCTCCTACATGATCCTGGCCATGACGCTGGACCGCCACCGTGCCATCTGCCGTCCCATGCTGGCGTACCGCCATGGAAGTGGGGCTCACTGGAACCGGCCAGTGCTAGTGGCTTGGGCCTTCTCGCTCCTTCTCAGCCTGCCCCAGCTCTTCATCTTCGCCCAGCGCAACGTGGAAAGTGGCAGCGGGGTCACTGACTGCTGGGCCTGCTTTGCGGAGCCCTGGGGCCGTCGCACCTATGTCACCTGGATTGCCCTGATGGTGTTCGTGGCACCTACCCTGGGTATCGCCGCCTGCCAGGTGCTCATCTTCCGGGAGATTCATGCCAGTCTGGTGCCAGGGCCATCAGAGAGGCCTGGGGGGCGCCGCAGGGGACGCCGGACAGGCAGCCCCGGTGAGGGAGCCCACGTGTCAGCAGCTGTGGCCAAGACTGTGAGGATGACGCTAGTGATTGTGGTCGTCTATGTGCTGTGCTGGGCACCCTTCTTCCTGGTGCAGCTGTGGGCCGCGTGGGACCCGGAGGCACCTCTGGAAG GGGCGCCCTTCGTGCTGCTCATGTTGCTGGCCAGCCTCAACAGCTGCACCAACCCCTGGATCTATGCATCTTTCAGCAGCAGTGTCTCCTCAGAGCTGCGAAGCTTGCTCTGCTGTGCCCGGGGACGCACCCCACCCAGCCTGGGTCCCCAAGATGAGTCCTGCACCACCGCCAGCTCCTCCCTGGCCAAGGACACTTCATCGTGA